The following coding sequences are from one Heptranchias perlo isolate sHepPer1 chromosome 13, sHepPer1.hap1, whole genome shotgun sequence window:
- the il12a gene encoding interleukin-12 subunit alpha, which yields MPLLPKAGGLTPRLCKAVIYLTISIHLSCFSAGAAINEQHKINVGKCLSISKHLLNDVTESLTHPDVTGGFNCTDTVFVLEDITENHTSTVWTCSPDQESRGCEESEEPQTYRPSSSQCFQNITADLQIYQAKLQNFTHITSNVCKNIAHLLKALNPDTTYEDAYFEGGSTTEDEEKRVIDFPQRMDLCKILQAFKLRTITINRVMNYLNDTKL from the exons ATGCCACTCTTACCAAAAGCCGGTG GTTTGACTCCTAGACTGTGCAAAGCGGTCATCTATTTAACGATTTCCATTCACCTCTCCTGTTTCTCTGCTGGGGCCGCGATTAATGAGCAACATAAAATAAATGTAGGAAAATGCCTAAGTATTTCAAAGCACCTGCTTAACGATGTGACAGAGAGTCTAACGCAC CCCGACGTGACCGGGGGGTTTAACTGCACCGACACTGTGTTTGTACTCGAAGACATCACTGAGAATCACACCAGCACCGTCTGGACCTGTTCCCCTGACCAG GAGTCCCGTGGGTGCGAGGAGAGTGAGGAACCCCAAACATACCGTCCCTCATCCAGCCAG TGCTTTCAAAATATTACTGCCGATCTACAAATCTACCAAGCCAAGCTACAGAATTTCACCCATATCACCAGTAACGTGTGCAAGAACATCGCGCATCTCTTGAAG GCTCTTAATCCTGACACAACCTATGAAGATGCATATTTTGAAGGCGGCTCAACAACAGAAGATGAAGAGAAACGTGTCATCGACTTTCCCCAGAGGATGGATTTGTGCAAAATTCTGCAGGCCTTCAAGTTGCGGACTATCACAATCAACAGAGTGATGAATTATCTGAATGACACCAAACTGTAA